The sequence GTTttgccgagtcgcgttctcggaatcCCCGCACACTGCTGCCGCATCCACCGATCCTCGACCTCCGACCTGTGCtgctggagccgatacgtcacatccggttctctcaactggagccgatacgtcacatccggttttCGCAACTCGTATGGAAGACGCCACCGGAgcttcacagcagtctctccctctggaACTAACActgggggttacgctctacgcgtttcgccgtgcgtgatgacggcttcgtcaggagtaactcTAACCCCAATTCGGatactttatatacccttctgactgataatgacctttcctcctattggtcaAAATGTCACATCTCTAAATAATTAGGTAATCAGCCACATAAGCTCTCCCACTTATTAAAGAGGTATCACAGCAGTGTTatacaaataaattaaaatacagcCTATATTGTCTTTAATGAACATAGCTAATAAAAATTTCATAAAACATAACTGATAAAATATATACTTCTCAATACAACAGAAAATCTAAACTGTTGCAGCAATGAAAAGTATttcacataaaatacataaaatacatatgtTATATTAAATTAATGAAACACAAATTTGTCCCTATTTGTTTCCCTAATCTTATTGAGGTTGACGATTGATGTATCTCAAAGACAAGAACAAGAAAGATTTCATTAGTACACAGATTATAACACAACATTTGCACATTGCAAATGTTCTTGTTTACACTGATTAGACATATCAGGAGCATGATATTTCAAACAAAATATTACATAGCTCACAAAAAAGCGTTTAGTTCAAAATCTATGTTTAAACCCAAAGGTACAAGTGATTTTAGTGTAAAGGTCCAgaagctctctctctttcttaaagCAACGcccctgtccccacctctccagtgtggtaataCTTGTTCCAATACTGTAAATTTAAGGCCTGATGTATCACCATTGTGCTTTTGTATAAAATGGTTTGACAGATGATGTGTAGTAAGCCCTCTCCTTACATTCCCAATATGTTCTAGAATGCGTGTTTTGACTGTTCTAGATGtttggcctacatattgtaatccACAGGGACAGTATATGAGGTATACAACATAGTCTGATTTACATGTTAAAAGTTGTTTAATTTGAAACCGTTGACCCGTAACATTAGATGTAAAACTGAATTTATCCTCTGCTCTATGTTTACAAGCCCTACATGTGGTACAGCCAAAAAAACCTTGTGTTTTTGTCAACCATCTATTACCATCACCAGTCGTTTTTGGCAATGCACTAGGGGCCAAATTGTCTTTAAGTGCTTTTGCTCGTTTGAAAATCACAGTAGGTTTTTCAGGAACAATTTCCCCAAGTACAGGGTCATTTTTaacaatatgccaatgtttatggATTATTTTTGAGATTTTGTCAGACTGTCTATTATAATTGGTTAGAAATGAAAATTCAAAATTCTTTTTCAAACCTGTCTTTTTGCTGTTATATAATAGATCTTTTCTATCTAAACCCTCTACTTTTGTTATGGCATGTTGGATAGTTCTATCATCATAGTCTTTCTCTCTGAACCTGTCTTGTAAAAGAGCTGATTGGGTGCGAAAATATTTTGCCTCAGAACAATTCCTCTTTACCCGCCTTATTTGTCCATATGGGACATTCTCTAGCCATTTGGGATGGTGGCAGCTCTTAGTGGATATGTAGTTATTTGTATCTACACTTTTGAAGAAGGTCTTGGTTTTAATTAACCCATCTTCAATGTAGATCGTTAGATCTAGAAAATCCACTTTTTCTTGACTATAGTCACATGTGAACTCCAAATTTAATAGATTATCGTTTAGATAATGGGTAAACTGTTTTAATCCTTCCTCATCTCCCTTCCAAATGAATAtaatatcatcaatatatctgcGCCATAGGCATAaattcacacccagctctgcaatggaccaaatatggtcttcctcccatgctcccataaggaggtttgcatagctgggtgcaaattttgtgcccatggcggtaccgcaCTTTTGCAGATAATAAGTCCCctcaaacataaagtaattatgCTCTAAGATGAATTTTATTCCATCAAGTATGAAATTTGCCTGTTCGTTTGGCATATCAGGGTCTTGTGATAATACTCTGTCTACTGCTTCATGCCCATCTCTGTGGTTAATACAGGTATACAGTGACTTTATGTCACAAGTTACCAGAAAACATCCTTCCTCCCACACCTGATTGTCAAGCACACGTAAGATGTCTGTCGTGTCTTTTAGGTAGGAAGGAAGTTTCGCAACATACTTCTGCAGGTATATATCGATATATGCGGATAGATGAGACGTTAAAGAGTCTATGCCTGCTATTATAGGCCTCCCCGGAGGGTTAATAGTACTCTTGTGCAATTTGGGGAGGTAATAAAATATTGGTTTGATACGGTTAGTTCTATACAAATAATTGTATTCCTCTATATTTATTACCTCCTCCATTTTGCCTTTATCCAAAAGATTCTTTAGCTCTTTTAAAAAATCTAACGTTGGATCTTTTGTGAGGGGTAAGTATGTATTACTGTCTCCCAAAATCCTTTTGGATTCAGCAATATAGTCAGTTCTATCTAAGATAGCCACTCCACCTCCTTTGTCGGCTTGTTTTATGACTATTGATGTATCTTGTTGTAAGGTTTTCAGAGCATTTCTTTCTGATTTGTTCAGATTGTTATTAAATCTGCTTTCACTTTTCACTAAATTTTCAAAATCTGATTGTATCAGCTGGGAAAAAACATCTAGATTGTTACCCTTCACGTGTTTTGGATAAAAAGTAGAGGGCATTTTGAGACCAGAATGAATTAATACTGGTACTTTTTGTGAAGTTTCAGGTTTGTTAGTCACAATGATTTCTTTCTCTAAATTATCAGTGGTCCTCAATTCTACTTCTTTTAATCTAAAGAATCTTTTTATAGTGAGCTTCCTTAAAAATCTCTGTGCATCTAAAAAGAGGCCGAAATTACTTGGACCTACAGTAGGGGCAAATTTTAAGCCTTTTGAGATCAATGATTTTTCTGAATCTGAAAGTACTTTAGAACTGAGGTTGAAAATGTTATTTcctaattctttctttttttgaggcatttctttttctcttcctcttcccctttttcttCGGTTCTTGTTCTTTTCCTTTCTGATGAGCCATTATATAGCCAGGCATGTTCAgtgtcagtgtatagagatactcgacATCATTATACACTATTATAGAGTGCAGTGTGGTCATTACCAGGGGTCTGGAAGTGTATATGAATACTCTATCAGTATACGGTATAGCAGGTTCATCGACAATGTGCACTATAGAGATACTCATCACCATTATACTGAACAGCATGTTCATTAGCAGTGTAAAGAGTGTACAACACCGCAGTGTTGTCTATCTGCAAACTATGTCTGTCTATGTATAAGTGTCCAGAACCCTATAATAACATGTGTGTTTGTAACAGATCGCTATGAGTGAACACCTCTTCTCTGCAAACAACCTGCAGAGCTGTAACTCTCCTGTTAAACTCGTTACCAGCAGAGACTTGCAGAGCTGTAACACccccattaaccctttcactggcaAAGAAGAGTGAAAGAGGACAGGATGGACCATAGTCATTTTGCAGAGAAAGAAACTGCAAGATTTGAAAGGAGCATATTGTGAGAGAAGCAGAAGAGGTAACCGTAAAAtgtaacattaaaaacatatgctGGTGGAATAAATAGATATTGATGTTATAGACTACGATAGAAAAAGGAGGAATGTGGCCCGGCTAAAGTGGAATTAGGAGGAGCTCAGTATTGGAGATTTTAGGTTTGATGGGACAGAGGACTATCCTGAGGCTTGGGAAACTACCTTAGGTCTTGGGTAGATAGATATTAGTATgcaatctactgtatataaaatgtcGTACTTAAAGCCACAAGAAGTTTTAAGGTTACttaaaatgagagagagacagaatactGTATAAGAGAAATGGACAGACCCCAGAACTGAGCCCTCAAAACTCAATAATCATTGTAGCAAATATAGcatttcattttatttaaatgacTTAAGACTACAAAATATTTTAGAACTATATACACATAAAAGTAGAATTACTAAGAGAAAATATAATATGGCTTTGATTCTGATGATACAATTTCTAACATttcctctttttctgttttttggcTGTGCAAGGAACTAAACATCTCCAAAATGACACCTTTGTTTTCTTCTCTGATCTCTCGCTGCATTTTGAGGTCATAGATGTGTAGTTCCGGTCTtatttcagccccagagacccccctcatgAAGTGctgagcggtcgcgggtgccactggaggcagcgacggacctgcCGGCACGCcgagaaggtgggggccggagcagggagcgcaccgaggctctgcggcgcactcggctagcgggggccgccattgtgtctgctcgcggttgcgcagtgtagtcgcgcacgcactgtacagtgccaggagtgccggcagcaatgttaaggttggcgtgaggtcgcacatgcgtagaaccaccgcggtagccattacaggatcgcgcaggcgcagtaagggtagcgcacgtggtcccaatgctaaagaggtcctgagtggactacaattcccagcagcatctggggattgccctttcacccacatcatgtgcagccagccagcaaatagggttttgcagcttctcctgtggaggaaggctacaatgttgcggggaccacgtttggcagttggagctgggagcaggaaggggaaggaagggtgtagggagcaagtggctcctacaccaggtaaggtagttccccagatcccaggcaggccccaatccccaccagggtagtgggtaggtactgagggacggcccctaggttaagGACCcagcccttaggtgtgagtgtgcagtcttgtcagtgtcacggctggtagtgctgtgagcgctgacaagttggcccagagtgtgtgtgcagtgtagctgcaggtaccaggttgagtgcagtgcggttgctgcaggtaccgtgtgagtgcagtgggttgctgcaggttcagtgtgtgcagtgcatttgctgcaggtaccgtgtgagtgcagtgggttgctgcaggttcagagtgagtgcagtgggttgctgcaggtactgtgtgagtgcagtgggttgctgcaggttcagtgtgtgtgtgcagtgcagtgttgctgtaggtaccgagtgagtgcagtgggttgctgcaggtaccgagtgagtgcagtgcggttgctgcaggtaccgtgtgagtgcagtgggttgctgcaggttcagtgtgagtgcagtgcgtttgctgcagaggttagggagtagtagtcagaggggacccgagtggtgaagagagaggtagtgtgtgtgcagggggtcagtgacccacctgcatagaacaggctaccccgtaggcccctaggagtgttccctgaagacaccaaaggttgctgtgctgcagggacgcccatagtgattgcgagcatcacccttactgtgtagacagctagggacaaagagacaagcgtgcggagcaggtttgctggcgagttgtctgggaccagacggctggacattgagacccaggaggcagaccgctgattcatctgaccctttgcgaagaggtactggtcaccgccgtgaccggaaggtactataacatcaagtgcaccaacactcctcaacaggcgctgatcccgccttaggctaaactctttaggaacactgagcgagtggttaaagaactgagcctatacccaTAGTACCATACATGGAcatggtgtgtggggcacgcggtgaggggacggacacGTTACTCCTGTTGAGAGTGGCtgggccactaaggttatatgTTGCATTATAGAGTGGTAAGGTTACCCTGCATTATCGttaatacagtaaagttggttgcattacatgtgtgtgtatgtatttcttgcccaggggaatctcacatcacggggatcctgggtaagtggaggcgctgcgctaagtaagtgtataagtgttaccccaggctcccagctagcggaggctcatatctctTGGAGCctcaggtgttgtacagcgaccagtagttcctttgggagggttcagaaaaagggctacatttggaggcgctgctgagatatcagacctggagTGCCCggtattttttttctaaattgtgctatttttgttccaccatgtCTGTTATGCCCTCAAGGCGGGAGAGCCCATGTGCTGATTGCCCGCCCgtgcgggaaaatgttgcagaaacccgtccgggactggcgggaaaaccagagccccgcccccacactgtgagtgatgCAGGGCAGAGCCAGGACCATTCCTTCATAGAATGTGCCCCATTTCCGCTTTACCCCAAGTGGAGAGTGTATGAAGAACTGCAGTCAGCGGATTCTGTCTTTCATAATAGAACCAATAGGACCGTAAGATGCAGTCAAGCACACCCTCAAGTGTTTGGAGCCTGGCTATCAGAGACTAGGAAGCTACCCTTTCTTTTGTGTCCGTGTATACGAAATCTATTGAGACTGCCTGCTAGTATGAGCTATGATCCCAACCTGCTGCTACTAGACTACAAGGAGGTGTTCATAGAAGGGATAAGGTGTATGCACAACACTTGTGTTACTTGTGACTTTCCAGGTGGTGAATTGGCGTGGGTACCCGAGTGTACCTACTGCGGAGTACAGTTTCCAGAGCCAGTGTTGCTGGAGACTCCGGAACCCGCCAAGGAAGAAGTGGTCGAGTTCAAGCCTGGATCAGTCAATGCAGGTAATCCAGCAACCTACCTTACAGAAGTTGCGGAGGGCACGGGTACTCTAACCGTGGTTCCCGAGTCGGTTCTGGAGCCGGAACCCGAAGAGACAGATGCGATTGgcctgcactgctgcctgagcgAATGTGATTGTCCTGTCGGTGAGTTGGCCCGAGGGCCCGAGTGTCCCGACTGTGAAGCGCAGTTCCTAAAGCTCCGATTGCCGCAGCCTACAGAACtgtcagaggaggaggaggatactGATGCAGAAACGGATTATTCTTCCTCCGAGAATGagatagactgccaggggttacaccctaatgtgtatgtgccctggcaaacgccaggaatagatgtccttgcgctaatgtgcccctgcctgcgtGAAGCCTATGACAAGGGAGTCGATATGTCCCAAGTACCGTTAGACttcaagacaaccgaggtggaCGGGGAACCgtgtatacagtgttttagccccacctgtgactgttctagaggcgcactggcgtgggagcccgaatgtgaCTGCTGCGGTGCAtgtttcttgaagcctattatacCCCAACCTGCGGAACCGGCGGAGAAAGAAATGCCTGATGTCTCCACCCTGCCGGCCCAAGCCACTGCTAGTCCACCTACCTCAGCTGTGGAgattgtggagggcccgtgtgtccAAATGGACATTCTAGATTCAGGTCCCgagccggagccgctgaaggcagagtcacagatgttggaaccccagatgttggttccagacccggttcccgagcaggaaccacagagcccagaaccgcagattccggaatcacagggtaaggtgtctatgccCCCATCCTCTTTTGGTGATTCCAGCGATCAACAACTCggggtgatgcgcctgccggcggaccactcatgCCAAGTCACTGAGCCAACTATCttggcggatacagagcctgctgtgggcccgtacGCCCTACTGTGGCCAGTCCGGCCTTCAACGATGGTatcagcggtcccaggcttgggatcagtacctgccaacgaTGACAGGGGTGAGTTAACTGCCCCAGAGGTGTCGGGTGtgggctccccggtgatcgtggagcctggtggctccaaaggtagggtcacccgggcgatgggctcacctcgtcatcgcgtcctggtggagttgtctcccccagaagatctctgcagaccagggagCGGATTTGACatcatcaaggtatccggtacaGCGGCCATTAGTGACGCTTACTCCTGCGCGAGTAACCTCCAAGCTTTTTCTTCTCATAACACGGGTCTGCACGAAGACATTGTGCtgtccacagaagatgtcaccgttaaagggattgctggagcggacaaagactgtgctgagaccgCTCTGTTAGTTGTGGCCTCTTCCATGCGCACGATGGAGCGTTtagttcgccatgtggtggaccgaggcaagagactgaacctcccttTCTCCCGCAAGACGAAACCGGAAGAcccggcaagggtcaatacccaggaccccttactattttttctacgagggggaggcgatggtttggcggtagagactgtaacacctgatcttgagttccaaaagactcacaggagtcaaggtgggataccctcacccaatcagttaggggcactccactttGAGACTCAGATAGCCTCGGGTATTCACGTGATGGGAAAATGCAAGTTATGTGCGGTATGatttatgcaatgcatttttcattatataacactCTGTAtgtttgctacccaagcgaggtcgttgggattctacgagggggagaatgtagcccggtcttatttcagccccagagacccccctcatgAAGTGCCGAGCGGTCACAGGTGCtaccggaggcagcgacggacctgcCGGCACGCcgagaaggtgggggccggagcagggagcgcaccgaggctctgcggcgcactcggctagcgggggccgccattgtgtctgctcgcggttgcgcagtgtagtcgcgcacgcactgtacagtgccaggagtgccggcagcaatgttaaggttggcgtgaggtcgcacatgcgtagaaccaccgcggtagccattacaggatcgcgcaggcgcagtaagggtagcgcacgcggtcccaatgctaaagaggtcctgagtggactacaattcccagcaacctctggggattgccctttcacccacatcatgtgcagccagccagcaaatagggttttgcagcttctcctgtggaggaaggctacaatgttgcggggaccacgtttggcagttggagctgggagcaggaaggggaaggaagggtgtagggagcaagtggctcctacaccaggtaaagtagttccc comes from Ascaphus truei isolate aAscTru1 chromosome 4, aAscTru1.hap1, whole genome shotgun sequence and encodes:
- the LOC142493186 gene encoding uncharacterized protein LOC142493186, whose product is MSVMPSRRESPCADCPPVRENVAETRPGLAGKPEPRPHTVSDAGQSQDHSFIECAPFPLYPKWRVYEELQSADSVFHNRTNRTVRCSQAHPQVFGAWLSETRKLPFLLCPCIRNLLRLPASMSYDPNLLLLDYKEVFIEGIRCMHNTCVTCDFPGGELAWVPECTYCGVQFPEPVLLETPEPAKEEVVEFKPGSVNAGNPATYLTEVAEGTGTLTVVPESVLEPEPEETDAIGLHCCLSECDCPVGELARGPECPDCEAQFLKLRLPQPTELSEEEEDTDAETDYSSSENEIDCQGLHPNVYVPWQTPGIDVLALMCPCLREAYDKGVDMSQVPLDFKTTEVDGEPCIQCFSPTCDCSRGALAWEPECDCCGACFLKPIIPQPAEPAEKEMPDVSTLPAQATASPPTSAVEIVEGPCVQMDILDSGPEPEPLKAESQMLEPQMLVPDPVPEQEPQSPEPQIPESQGKVSMPPSSFGDSSDQQLGVMRLPADHSCQVTEPTILADTEPAVGPYALLWPVRPSTMVSAVPGLGSVPANDDRGELTAPEVSGVGSPVIVEPGGSKGRVTRAMGSPRHRVLVELSPPEDLCRPGSGFDIIKVSGTAAISDAYSCASNLQAFSSHNTGLHEDIVLSTEDVTVKGIAGADKDCAETALLVVASSMRTMERLVRHVVDRGKRLNLPFSRKTKPEDPARVNTQDPLLFFLRGGGDGLAVETVTPDLEFQKTHRSQGGIPSPNQLGALHFETQIASGIHVMGKCKLCAV